A part of Vulcanisaeta moutnovskia 768-28 genomic DNA contains:
- a CDS encoding FkbM family methyltransferase, with product MNITIDCIGDPEGLFKRGIRFLINVRGVTLQDEFRLLIAALIFLLNILFRFIKLKDNVYNLSYYIPGSNPVRVRYHDENYDVIFIIRPRSGDFYDILGEHHELNNWLASVLNTTKNAVIVDVGAYIGGYTVRACRRARRVIAIEPLEDAAFLLRNNIELNGCNNVIIVKKAIWKEKGRVSMKVVKFNEEESAIDPSGNIIVESDTLDNVMKELGIDHIDFLKIDIEGAEAEAIHGMNETLRITRYLMIELRSSTLWVINELNKLGFKVIDCVNYGTFINVFFSNQRL from the coding sequence ATGAATATTACAATTGATTGTATAGGCGATCCTGAAGGTTTATTTAAAAGAGGAATTAGGTTCCTTATTAATGTTAGAGGCGTAACACTTCAGGATGAATTCCGTCTTCTGATAGCAGCATTAATATTTTTGCTTAACATATTATTTAGGTTCATAAAACTTAAGGATAACGTTTATAATTTATCATATTACATACCAGGAAGTAATCCAGTACGGGTACGATATCACGATGAGAACTATGACGTAATATTCATAATTAGACCAAGAAGTGGGGATTTTTACGATATATTAGGAGAACATCACGAACTAAATAATTGGTTAGCTTCAGTACTTAATACTACCAAAAATGCTGTCATCGTTGATGTTGGCGCATATATAGGTGGTTATACAGTAAGGGCGTGCAGGAGGGCGAGGCGTGTAATTGCCATAGAGCCCTTGGAGGATGCCGCATTTCTGCTTCGTAATAACATAGAGCTTAATGGTTGTAATAATGTAATAATAGTAAAGAAGGCAATATGGAAAGAAAAGGGTAGGGTTTCAATGAAGGTAGTTAAGTTCAATGAGGAAGAGTCGGCAATAGACCCTAGTGGTAATATAATCGTGGAATCCGATACCCTTGATAATGTGATGAAGGAATTAGGGATTGACCATATCGACTTCCTTAAGATCGATATTGAGGGTGCCGAGGCTGAGGCAATACATGGAATGAACGAAACCTTAAGAATAACTAGGTACTTAATGATAGAGCTAAGGTCAAGCACACTATGGGTAATTAATGAGTTAAATAAGCTAGGGTTTAAAGTAATTGATTGTGTAAACTACGGAACCTTCATTAACGTATTCTTCAGTAATCAGAGATTATAA
- a CDS encoding glycosyltransferase family 4 protein: MVIRNHDGLMNILAIIDGSPGGARRHGVEVLKILSKYGHNILVFEEPFHFNLESLHEIRGQGLLIHDINYEFQEICVKYNSNNILGILKGLYNFLINNNNIYCESLINELINDLISRGIKFDVILDIHESGTSLIYALYLAKRLKAPIVKVLHNEPFRALRWFGRGYRYVDGVYGLLEDSYVFIEHRLTKAVYEMAMKSGLLRGIASVSQVPIYYSSVDKLAIKYGVRLRVYRYGNAYDKDLIYKYRNIHDKENYVIFYGRITPAKGIWDIIKVARHLNDIDIVIFGPVSDRIKNKFLRNLPNNIKYMGYRPSDELYSSVAKAKVLIYPSHIDSFPLVVLETLALGTSVVAYDIPAIRLIYGRLKPVHIVPEHNIKGLVNEAKKIMNMNLNEYAKEHEDAYTKRFLEEHSSWENVAKETMDFIYEVLGERSQEHP; encoded by the coding sequence ATGGTAATTAGGAATCATGATGGTCTTATGAATATACTTGCCATTATTGACGGGTCACCTGGTGGTGCACGTAGACATGGTGTTGAGGTATTAAAAATATTGAGTAAGTACGGTCACAATATCCTCGTTTTTGAGGAGCCATTTCACTTTAATCTTGAGTCATTACATGAAATAAGGGGCCAGGGATTATTAATTCATGATATTAATTATGAGTTCCAGGAAATATGTGTTAAGTATAATAGTAATAATATTTTAGGGATATTAAAAGGGCTTTATAATTTTTTAATTAATAATAATAATATTTATTGTGAATCTTTAATTAATGAATTAATTAATGATTTAATATCACGTGGTATTAAATTCGACGTAATACTTGATATTCATGAAAGTGGTACGTCACTTATATATGCGTTATATCTTGCTAAGAGATTAAAAGCGCCGATTGTAAAGGTTTTGCATAATGAGCCGTTTAGGGCTCTCAGGTGGTTTGGGAGAGGCTATAGGTACGTTGATGGTGTTTACGGTTTGCTTGAGGATTCATATGTATTTATAGAACATAGACTTACCAAGGCTGTTTATGAAATGGCGATGAAAAGTGGCTTATTACGCGGCATAGCCTCCGTTTCGCAAGTACCTATTTATTATTCCAGCGTAGATAAGTTAGCTATTAAATATGGAGTTAGATTAAGAGTTTACCGCTATGGTAATGCTTATGATAAGGATTTAATTTATAAATACCGTAATATTCATGATAAGGAGAATTACGTGATATTTTATGGGCGAATAACTCCGGCTAAGGGTATATGGGATATAATTAAGGTAGCTAGGCATTTAAATGATATTGACATAGTGATTTTTGGCCCAGTATCTGATAGAATAAAAAATAAATTCTTACGGAATTTGCCTAATAATATTAAATATATGGGATATAGACCTAGTGATGAGCTATATAGCAGTGTTGCAAAGGCAAAGGTTCTCATATATCCTTCTCACATTGACTCATTTCCACTGGTTGTTTTAGAGACATTAGCGTTAGGTACATCGGTTGTAGCCTATGATATACCAGCAATAAGGTTAATATACGGCAGGTTAAAGCCTGTGCATATTGTTCCTGAACATAACATAAAGGGCTTAGTTAATGAAGCAAAGAAAATAATGAATATGAACCTAAATGAGTACGCTAAAGAACATGAGGATGCATACACTAAAAGATTTCTTGAGGAGCATAGTTCGTGGGAAAATGTTGCCAAGGAAACTATGGACTTTATTTATGAGGTTTTAGGTGAAAGGTCTCAAGAACATCCTTAA
- a CDS encoding carbamoyltransferase N-terminal domain-containing protein produces the protein MTVVGFNWPVEHDHSVAVIVDGELVFASEEERWTRHKHSPGEPPINALKQAFKFLKNKYGIKPKEIDAYAVNFHPGILPNKLYMQAS, from the coding sequence ATGACTGTTGTTGGTTTTAATTGGCCTGTGGAGCATGATCACTCGGTTGCTGTTATTGTTGATGGTGAGTTGGTCTTTGCCAGTGAGGAGGAGAGGTGGACAAGGCATAAGCACTCGCCGGGTGAACCACCAATAAACGCATTAAAGCAAGCCTTTAAATTCCTAAAGAACAAGTATGGGATAAAGCCGAAGGAAATAGATGCATATGCCGTGAACTTCCACCCAGGTATATTACCTAATAAACTGTATATGCAAGCGAGCTGA
- a CDS encoding IS200/IS605 family accessory protein TnpB-related protein, translating into MKIHYRSNRQLHRYLYGGWRLTDELKIKLDGKRVLLYLTFKRDFEVTYNPNNVIAVDVNENNVTLAVFKDGGLSDVYRIETNLGRIVIAYSERRKRITKGRSTRDREVRKALRKLRERERKMDIIYKTARIIEELALANNAVVVVGNVHRGKRRLINESGNKRLTHRIHQWSVATLVRVLGGKPIHVVEVSEAYSSSTDPFTGNRIKSFNPSVIRTAVRGVRRIRVVKIALRLTRLGNGLVLDRDVIGAINIGLKYLSTGGSPMALASTGPHEVRLKLMTPNQGPTPPTEIKAIKIH; encoded by the coding sequence GTGAAGATACACTACAGAAGCAACAGGCAACTCCACAGATACCTCTACGGTGGGTGGAGGCTCACTGATGAACTCAAGATAAAGCTTGATGGGAAGAGGGTGCTGCTCTACCTTACTTTCAAGAGGGACTTCGAGGTTACCTACAACCCTAACAACGTCATTGCTGTTGATGTTAATGAGAACAACGTCACGCTGGCGGTATTCAAGGATGGCGGCCTCAGCGATGTTTACAGGATTGAAACTAACCTAGGTAGGATAGTTATTGCCTACTCTGAGAGGAGGAAGAGGATTACGAAGGGTAGGTCGACCAGGGATAGGGAAGTGAGGAAGGCACTCAGGAAGTTGAGGGAGAGGGAGAGGAAGATGGATATTATCTACAAGACAGCGAGGATTATTGAGGAGTTGGCTCTTGCGAACAACGCAGTTGTGGTTGTTGGGAACGTCCATAGGGGCAAGAGGAGGCTTATCAATGAGAGTGGCAATAAGAGGTTAACGCATAGGATACACCAGTGGAGCGTTGCAACGCTAGTGAGGGTCTTGGGTGGGAAGCCCATCCACGTTGTGGAGGTTTCCGAGGCCTACTCCTCAAGCACAGACCCATTCACCGGCAACCGCATCAAGTCCTTCAACCCCTCCGTGATCCGCACTGCGGTGAGAGGGGTCAGGAGAATAAGGGTAGTCAAAATCGCCCTTAGACTTACCAGACTGGGCAACGGGTTAGTCCTAGATAGGGACGTCATTGGAGCCATAAACATCGGGCTGAAATACCTATCCACAGGTGGGAGCCCAATGGCGTTGGCCTCGACAGGGCCCCATGAAGTTCGGCTGAAGCTAATGACGCCGAACCAAGGACCAACCCCGCCCACGGAGATAAAAGCAATTAAAATCCACTAG
- a CDS encoding glycosyltransferase family 2 protein encodes MKVLIGVPTYNNSRFGYSIRRTLESLASQSFRDFRVLVVYKPSPGDRTLDVVDEFRDKLDIEVKIQSDGYFEEALNIIYEVARDYDITLTTDDDAIPLKTWVEEHITMHKNHEKIGVFTELINDLFIDKCNTNFPTIRHLLKYYKPLLNEFNDYQYYINDVGLLACNDNIFDIVYRKNMLMYYKGPIGVNMSFKSKFIDDFKLPGATIRGLHNEQLLMLHYLTKYKMHSVVFKGANVNHAERDSLARPKDLNAMIILNIENALLPYMVTQYSININVRKLEYYSNLVNIYSIIRKDIIIKAYNFGLKLAIEAIKKQLRPKDVRTRLIDNFSIKNLHGN; translated from the coding sequence ATGAAGGTACTTATTGGTGTTCCTACATATAATAATTCGAGGTTTGGTTATTCTATTAGGCGTACTCTCGAGTCTTTGGCTAGTCAGTCTTTTCGTGATTTTCGTGTTTTAGTTGTTTATAAGCCGAGCCCTGGTGATAGGACTTTAGATGTTGTTGACGAGTTTAGGGACAAACTCGACATAGAAGTCAAGATACAAAGCGACGGCTACTTCGAGGAAGCCCTAAACATCATTTACGAAGTCGCAAGAGACTACGACATAACACTAACAACAGACGACGACGCAATACCATTAAAGACCTGGGTAGAGGAACACATAACAATGCACAAAAACCATGAAAAAATAGGAGTATTCACAGAACTAATAAATGATTTATTTATCGACAAGTGTAACACTAATTTTCCAACAATTCGACACTTGCTTAAATATTATAAACCGTTGCTTAATGAGTTCAATGATTATCAATATTATATAAACGATGTGGGTTTATTGGCGTGTAATGATAACATTTTTGATATAGTTTATAGAAAAAACATGCTGATGTACTATAAGGGACCCATTGGTGTTAATATGAGCTTTAAATCAAAATTCATTGATGATTTCAAATTACCTGGGGCAACAATACGTGGCTTACATAACGAGCAATTATTAATGCTACATTATCTTACAAAATATAAAATGCACTCGGTCGTATTTAAAGGTGCAAACGTAAATCATGCGGAGAGAGACTCATTAGCTAGACCTAAAGATCTTAATGCAATGATTATTCTTAACATAGAGAATGCATTATTGCCATATATGGTAACTCAGTATTCAATTAATATTAATGTAAGAAAATTAGAATATTATAGTAATTTAGTAAATATATATTCAATTATTAGAAAAGATATTATAATTAAAGCCTATAATTTTGGTCTTAAATTAGCTATAGAAGCAATTAAGAAACAATTAAGGCCTAAAGATGTAAGAACAAGACTTATAGATAATTTTAGTATTAAAAATCTCCATGGTAATTAG
- a CDS encoding glycosyltransferase, giving the protein MTVLTYGLLIFNRNDVNGVLRLTKLLNDAVDEIVIIDSSDPPEYKRLMDKLTKRNLKRAVIFRAIPLGYADPLRMYGLSKVNTDYILLLDTDEIPNTKLIEKLRYHDEYDGYVINRYEVALKIVTKQLRLFKRKKILFRGIIHENPEVLGQRSKLPDDEYILHMVGKLNALMPNYSRYMVIELFSRYPYLLNNLLIRSFRRRIYYMNTNIINIFNAILILTYYKAISLFQLRDTDMWFLYFMNLFKVFMNIPNRYQKVLIDISREVYESDGIISYLCLNNPSIVESLTETYTWNLPGHKVFQYLILYRYKYKKCATNFKDVLETFHLKPHK; this is encoded by the coding sequence GTGACTGTGCTAACTTACGGACTACTAATATTTAATAGGAATGATGTAAATGGCGTACTTCGCTTAACTAAGTTACTTAATGATGCCGTAGATGAAATCGTAATTATAGATTCATCAGACCCACCTGAGTATAAGAGACTAATGGATAAATTGACAAAGCGTAATTTAAAGAGGGCAGTAATATTTAGAGCCATACCATTAGGTTATGCGGATCCACTTAGGATGTATGGATTAAGTAAGGTAAATACTGACTATATATTACTCCTTGATACTGATGAGATACCCAACACGAAACTTATTGAAAAATTACGGTATCATGATGAGTACGATGGGTACGTAATTAATAGATATGAGGTAGCGCTTAAAATTGTGACAAAGCAGTTACGATTATTTAAACGAAAGAAAATATTGTTTAGAGGAATAATTCATGAAAATCCAGAGGTATTAGGTCAAAGGTCTAAGCTTCCGGATGATGAATACATACTACATATGGTGGGCAAACTTAATGCATTAATGCCTAATTATAGTAGGTATATGGTGATAGAGTTATTTTCAAGATATCCATATTTACTTAATAACTTATTAATCAGATCATTCCGAAGAAGGATCTATTATATGAATACGAATATTATCAATATATTTAATGCCATCTTAATACTTACGTATTATAAGGCAATAAGCTTATTCCAATTAAGAGATACTGATATGTGGTTTCTTTATTTCATGAATCTATTTAAAGTATTTATGAATATTCCCAACAGATATCAGAAAGTATTGATTGATATTTCCCGAGAGGTCTATGAGAGTGATGGTATTATTAGTTATTTATGTCTAAATAATCCGAGTATTGTTGAGTCATTAACCGAGACGTATACGTGGAATTTACCTGGACATAAAGTCTTTCAGTACCTCATACTTTATAGGTACAAGTATAAAAAATGTGCTACGAACTTTAAGGATGTTCTTGAGACCTTTCACCTAAAACCTCATAAATAA